The segment TCGACTTGAAGATCCTGGGCCATCAAACGCTGAACAAGAAGTGTCTCGGAGCCGAGCGCCGCATTTAATGCTTCCTCAAGCTGAACCAGAAACATGACGGTCCCGAGTGAATCCAGCACGGCGGACTCCTGGCCGATGACTACAGTCGATTCTTGAAAGGGCGGTTTCTCCGCAATACCTTTCATGGAGCAGGCCGACCGCAGGGACTTCAGGACGGCATTTATGGCTTCGTCTCGCTTCATCGTAACGAAATCTCAGGCCCGGAGGGCCGGTAGAGCCTAGCCCACGGTGTTAGCCGTGGGTAGATTTTCGCAACAGTGCAAGCCACGGAGTGGCGAAAGATTCGGTGGACAATCTTTCGCCACTCCGTGGCTCCATCACTTTCCTATCACATTCCACGCCCTTACGGGCGTGGCTAGAGTCTCATGGCCCTCCGGGCCTTGGGACCCCTAGAACGCATCATGATCGGCAAAGGTGAAATGCCAGTCGCCAATTTTAGCAGGGAGGACACAAGCGGGCTTTCGTCCGGTGAGTTTCTTGATGAGTACGTACTTCTCATTCGATTTGAAATACCCGGCGTTCCTGAGCGCCGCCTGCATGCCAAGACTACTGGAAAGACACAGAATTACGTCACAGTCGGATTCCGCGGCCCTCTTTTCCAATTCCAGAAGGCCAAAGCGCAAGGCGTCCTCCTGCGAAAGCTGATGCCCCATTTCCATAATGACGAAAGACCGAATCTCCGGACCGCGTACAGCAGACCGGTAGACGATAGCGGCCTGGGTGCTGCCGGAGCGCTGAACGGATAAGATTCGGTACTCATCTCCATCGGGGTTGGCGTGATACCGCTTGCCGAAGGATTCCGCTGTCAGCGGCTGCTGCACCTGGGAGGAGAATGCTGCCCTCAAAGCCGGCATGTAAATATCGGGATCGCATCCCACCGCCCGGCTGTCTTTAATCGAATATGGAGAGCTTGAAGACGAACGCCTGATCAGGCGGTATTTCGAATAAAAATAGTCCGGGAGGTTGCCCAACTGCGCTGCAAGACTTCCGAACCCTTTGTATTTGGAAACCAGGCGCGTCGGCCGAATCGGCTTGACCAGCACCGGCATTTCACCGACATTTTCCATGCCCAGGGCCAGATGTCCAGCCAGCACGTCGGGACGCCTGATTGCGCCGTAGACCACATCCATGCCCAGTTCCGCCGCGCCGGCCATCATGGCAAAGAGCAACCGGGGATACAGGGTTGTCCGCCGATAGTCGGGCCGGACGCATAAATTAGTCCAATATCCTGCGGCACATCGGTTTCCGGACACTTCTAATACGCACGGCTGGAGCATCGTGACGCCGACGAGATCGCTGCCGGCAACCGCGACCCAGGCGTAGTACTCCCCGGGCCTGAGATCCGAAAGCGTCGTTCGGACGGTTTCAAGCGGATAGGTCCGGTCCGAAACCATCCGCAGGAGGTCGATGAACTCAGGGATGTCGCGGGAGACGGCGCGTCGGATCGATAGGGCTGGGGCCTGGCCG is part of the Terriglobia bacterium genome and harbors:
- a CDS encoding GNAT family N-acetyltransferase, with product MTGQAPALSIRRAVSRDIPEFIDLLRMVSDRTYPLETVRTTLSDLRPGEYYAWVAVAGSDLVGVTMLQPCVLEVSGNRCAAGYWTNLCVRPDYRRTTLYPRLLFAMMAGAAELGMDVVYGAIRRPDVLAGHLALGMENVGEMPVLVKPIRPTRLVSKYKGFGSLAAQLGNLPDYFYSKYRLIRRSSSSSPYSIKDSRAVGCDPDIYMPALRAAFSSQVQQPLTAESFGKRYHANPDGDEYRILSVQRSGSTQAAIVYRSAVRGPEIRSFVIMEMGHQLSQEDALRFGLLELEKRAAESDCDVILCLSSSLGMQAALRNAGYFKSNEKYVLIKKLTGRKPACVLPAKIGDWHFTFADHDAF